Proteins found in one Physeter macrocephalus isolate SW-GA chromosome 17, ASM283717v5, whole genome shotgun sequence genomic segment:
- the VSTM1 gene encoding V-set and transmembrane domain-containing protein 1: PPDTKVIFVATFSCLCLFLLFVAVFFIYRCTRHGKLAASVSGISARRARLFSSKPEESRGVTYVQLNTNALSEAASVPTEEPPGSCDYATLKV, from the exons CCACCAGACACCAAAGTCATCTTTGTCGCCACCTTCAgctgcctctgtctctttctcctcttcgTTGCTGTCTTCTTCATCTACAGATGCACTCGGCACGGTAA ACTCGCGGCTAGTGTATCTGGCATCTCAGCTCGACGTGCACGTCTCTTTTCCTCAAAGCCTGAAGAATCCCGGGGAGTGACCTACGTCCAGCTAAACACCAACGCACTGTCTGAGGCAGCTTCTGTCCCCACCGAGGAGCCCCCAGGGTCGTGTGACTACGCAACGCTGAAGGTGTAG